Proteins encoded in a region of the Wenzhouxiangella sp. XN201 genome:
- a CDS encoding response regulator — translation MKGKILLIEDNEQNAYLASYLLSARDWQMVCASDGQTGIEMAASEQPDLILLDIQLPGMDGYEVARELRRMPEMAETPIVAVTSYAMPGDRENCLAAGCTGYIEKPIDPGNFADRVEAYLETSG, via the coding sequence ATGAAAGGGAAGATCCTGCTGATCGAAGACAACGAGCAGAACGCCTACCTGGCGTCTTACCTGTTGAGCGCGCGCGACTGGCAAATGGTCTGCGCCAGCGACGGTCAAACCGGCATCGAAATGGCTGCCAGCGAGCAACCGGACCTTATCCTGCTCGATATCCAGCTCCCCGGCATGGACGGCTACGAGGTCGCGCGCGAGTTGCGCCGGATGCCCGAAATGGCGGAGACTCCCATTGTGGCCGTGACATCCTATGCCATGCCCGGCGATCGTGAGAATTGTCTCGCCGCCGGCTGCACGGGATATATCGAAAAGCCCATCGACCCCGGCAATTTCGCCGACCGGGTCGAAGCGTACTTGGAGACCAGCGGATGA
- a CDS encoding ATP-binding protein, whose translation MDDNKQARYRRPHVEAGRRLRQGVVVALSLLLCLPFPALADQSPALSVTKQSVQVGIYANSPKVGLGEDGRPEGIFVDIIEAIAEREGWQLEYVPGSWQEGLNRLSTGQIDLMPDVARTADRTQLFAFHDEPALSSWHQVYASPNSGIRSIIDLNGRSVAVLDGSVQQSQLENMVEGFGIAVKLLPFRDFGSAFAAVHSGQADAVVTNRFYGEHHADDFGLEDTAVIFAPSRLFFAAPLTGRVHLLEAIDHHLIAFKQDPDSPYYASLERWTDNPPLTTWPNWLPAAAAAIAIMLGGGLALVLVLRNQVRAKTHQVYTQAREHTRQLERRVHDRTRELSETSTFFQALIDQIPSLIYYKNNQLHFTGCNKAYEQAFGIRREEIVGKTVHDLEFVSTSDGRKFELEQKRLLESGGQIRREVTLDFADSTRHEMLYSAARIIGPEEQPLGIVGLLVDITHQKRVEDQLAVARDKAEAADRLKSAFLATMSHELRTPLNSIIGFTGILLQELAGPLNAEQSKQLTMVRNSSEHLLTLINDILDISRIEAGEMTLSSEPFSLLESVDKVIEIIRPLAERKNITLEIDRRTDPGDRMGDLRRVEQILFNLIGNAVKFTDSGSVKITIDTDDSEGEESVIIAVQDSGIGIREQDLQSLFLPFRQIDSTLSRKHEGTGLGLVICKRLTSMMDGEIRVSSRWGVGTTFTVELPLAAAAATGEEA comes from the coding sequence GTGGACGATAACAAGCAGGCACGGTATCGCCGGCCCCACGTTGAAGCGGGCCGAAGGCTGCGACAGGGGGTGGTGGTCGCCCTCTCGCTACTGCTTTGCCTGCCATTCCCCGCACTGGCAGACCAATCACCGGCACTTTCGGTCACCAAGCAGTCGGTTCAAGTCGGCATCTACGCCAACAGCCCCAAGGTGGGCCTCGGCGAGGACGGCCGACCAGAAGGCATTTTCGTCGATATCATCGAAGCCATTGCCGAACGTGAAGGCTGGCAGCTGGAATACGTACCCGGCAGCTGGCAGGAGGGCCTCAATAGACTGAGCACGGGGCAAATCGACCTGATGCCCGATGTCGCGCGAACGGCCGATCGCACTCAGCTCTTTGCCTTCCATGACGAACCGGCCCTGTCGAGTTGGCACCAGGTCTACGCGTCGCCGAACAGCGGCATCCGTTCGATCATCGATCTCAATGGCCGTTCGGTCGCAGTGCTCGACGGATCAGTCCAGCAATCACAACTCGAGAACATGGTCGAGGGCTTTGGTATTGCGGTGAAATTACTGCCCTTCCGCGATTTCGGATCGGCCTTTGCCGCTGTTCATTCGGGCCAGGCAGATGCCGTGGTCACCAATCGGTTTTACGGCGAGCATCACGCCGATGACTTCGGCCTGGAAGACACGGCCGTGATCTTTGCGCCCTCGCGCCTGTTCTTTGCCGCACCCCTGACCGGACGGGTGCACCTGCTCGAGGCCATCGACCATCACCTGATCGCATTCAAACAGGACCCGGACTCACCCTACTATGCATCGCTCGAGCGCTGGACCGACAACCCGCCCTTGACCACCTGGCCGAACTGGCTGCCCGCCGCCGCGGCAGCCATCGCCATCATGCTTGGTGGCGGTTTGGCGCTGGTTTTGGTTCTGCGAAATCAGGTCCGGGCGAAAACGCACCAGGTTTACACTCAGGCGCGCGAACATACCCGGCAGCTCGAGCGGCGTGTGCACGACCGAACGCGTGAACTCAGCGAGACCTCGACATTCTTCCAGGCCCTGATCGACCAGATTCCGAGCCTGATCTACTACAAGAACAACCAACTGCACTTCACGGGCTGCAACAAGGCCTACGAGCAGGCATTCGGCATCAGGCGCGAGGAAATCGTCGGCAAGACCGTCCATGACCTGGAGTTCGTCTCAACATCTGACGGTCGAAAATTCGAACTGGAACAGAAGCGGCTGCTTGAAAGTGGTGGTCAGATTCGGCGCGAGGTCACACTGGATTTCGCCGACAGCACGCGCCACGAGATGCTCTACTCCGCAGCGCGTATTATCGGCCCCGAGGAGCAGCCACTGGGTATCGTCGGCCTGCTGGTCGACATCACCCACCAGAAGCGGGTCGAGGATCAATTGGCCGTGGCCCGGGACAAGGCCGAGGCGGCCGATCGCCTCAAGTCGGCATTTCTTGCCACCATGAGTCACGAACTCAGAACCCCACTCAATTCCATCATCGGGTTCACCGGCATTCTCCTGCAGGAATTGGCGGGCCCCCTCAACGCGGAACAAAGCAAGCAGCTCACAATGGTGCGCAACAGTTCCGAACACCTGCTGACCCTGATCAACGACATTCTCGATATCTCACGCATCGAGGCCGGGGAGATGACGCTCTCCAGCGAACCCTTCAGCTTGCTGGAGTCGGTCGACAAGGTTATCGAAATCATTCGGCCACTGGCTGAGCGAAAGAACATCACTCTCGAGATCGATCGGAGAACCGACCCGGGCGATCGTATGGGCGATCTGCGCCGGGTCGAGCAGATCCTGTTCAACCTCATCGGCAATGCGGTCAAGTTCACGGACTCGGGATCGGTGAAGATCACGATCGATACCGACGACAGCGAAGGCGAGGAATCGGTGATCATCGCCGTCCAGGACTCGGGTATCGGTATTCGGGAGCAGGACTTGCAGAGCCTGTTCCTACCTTTCCGCCAGATCGACTCGACGCTTTCAAGGAAACATGAAGGCACCGGTCTGGGCCTGGTGATCTGCAAGCGGCTGACCAGTATGATGGATGGTGAGATCCGGGTTTCCAGTCGTTGGGGTGTAGGTACCACATTCACGGTCGAACTGCCGCTCGCAGCCGCGGCTGCAACCGGGGAAGAGGCATGA
- a CDS encoding threonine/serine exporter family protein yields MTDQPDDILGDEQPYASDRYARLVLNLGRALLHVGSPAHRLESSMQIMAERLGLQAEFFSTPTSLIVSLGDGEKQQTFLARSDPGSANLSKLADLTEVMEELAEGRIDPETADERVRAIDAAPPLYNRWLQLAAFVLIAGGVVPLLGGGWREALLAVPLGLVTGLTVVWMSRHVERARLINPMVATIITFLGTLWCGYDAQTALMPAILAAMIPLLPGMDLTTAARELSTGHLVSGSSRLAFAVTIFALLTFGLVLGSISARAIVGEVGLIDPAPQPIWLPLVGVPIAAMGLMMLIQAHLRDWIWILGVTWVAWMGAGFGDWLEAPVIGAFIGGLAVGLAGNLYVQLTSRPSSILHIPGMILLVPGSIGLRSLAVLLGDDVVAGLETAILAGVIAVALTTGMILASVLIPPRNTL; encoded by the coding sequence TTGACTGACCAGCCGGACGATATCCTGGGCGACGAGCAGCCCTACGCCTCCGACCGCTACGCCCGCCTGGTGCTCAACCTGGGCCGGGCCCTGTTGCATGTCGGCTCGCCGGCCCACCGGCTTGAGTCATCCATGCAGATCATGGCCGAACGCCTCGGCCTGCAGGCCGAGTTCTTCTCCACCCCGACTTCGCTGATCGTCTCGCTTGGGGACGGCGAGAAGCAGCAAACCTTCCTGGCGCGTTCCGATCCGGGCTCGGCCAACCTGAGCAAGCTTGCCGACCTGACGGAGGTGATGGAAGAACTGGCCGAGGGCCGGATCGATCCGGAAACGGCCGACGAACGTGTGCGCGCCATCGATGCTGCGCCACCGCTCTACAATCGCTGGCTGCAGCTGGCCGCTTTCGTGCTGATTGCCGGCGGCGTGGTGCCTCTACTCGGCGGTGGATGGCGTGAAGCCCTGCTGGCCGTACCGCTCGGTCTGGTCACCGGCCTGACCGTGGTGTGGATGAGCCGCCATGTCGAGCGTGCCCGCCTGATCAATCCCATGGTGGCGACGATCATCACCTTCCTGGGCACGCTCTGGTGCGGCTACGACGCCCAGACCGCATTGATGCCGGCCATTCTCGCCGCCATGATCCCCCTTCTGCCCGGTATGGACCTGACCACTGCGGCTCGTGAACTCTCCACCGGCCATCTGGTTTCCGGGTCGTCGCGGCTGGCCTTTGCCGTAACCATCTTCGCGCTGCTCACCTTTGGCCTGGTGCTGGGCTCGATCAGCGCCCGGGCAATCGTGGGCGAGGTCGGCCTGATCGATCCGGCACCGCAGCCGATATGGCTGCCGCTCGTCGGCGTGCCGATTGCAGCGATGGGCCTGATGATGCTGATCCAGGCGCATCTGCGCGATTGGATCTGGATTCTCGGTGTGACCTGGGTGGCCTGGATGGGGGCTGGCTTCGGCGATTGGCTCGAAGCGCCCGTGATCGGCGCTTTCATCGGGGGCCTGGCTGTGGGCCTGGCCGGCAACCTGTATGTGCAGCTCACCAGCCGGCCTTCGTCGATCCTGCACATCCCGGGGATGATCCTGCTGGTGCCCGGCTCGATCGGGCTGAGAAGTCTGGCTGTGCTGCTCGGCGACGACGTCGTCGCCGGCCTCGAAACCGCCATTCTCGCCGGGGTGATCGCCGTTGCCCTGACCACCGGAATGATCCTGGCCAGTGTCCTGATTCCGCCCAGAAATACCTTGTAG
- a CDS encoding PhzF family phenazine biosynthesis protein: protein MRLELYQVDAFAEKLFEGNPAAVVPLAEWLDDDLLCAIANENNLSETAFFVPEGDGYRLRWFTPAAEVDLCGHATLASAHVLYKHLGYDGEEIVFDTRSGELRVRRSEGSLRMDFPASLPEAVDAPDELLSGLGAVPAEVLAAADYVAVFERESDIRELVPDFSRLAGLDRRGVLATAPGNEADFVSRCFFPALAVNEDPVTGSAHCELAPYWAARLGKQCLSARQLSRRGGCLGCEVGHGRVVLSGRAVDYLKGEILIPDRL, encoded by the coding sequence ATGAGACTCGAGCTCTACCAGGTCGATGCCTTTGCCGAAAAGCTGTTCGAGGGCAATCCGGCCGCCGTCGTACCGCTGGCCGAATGGCTCGACGATGATCTGCTGTGCGCTATCGCCAATGAGAACAATCTGTCGGAAACCGCCTTTTTCGTGCCCGAGGGCGATGGCTACCGATTGCGCTGGTTCACGCCCGCGGCGGAAGTGGATCTGTGCGGCCACGCCACCCTGGCCAGCGCCCACGTCTTGTACAAGCATCTCGGGTACGACGGCGAGGAAATCGTTTTCGACACCCGTAGCGGTGAACTGCGGGTAAGGCGAAGCGAGGGCAGCCTGCGTATGGATTTTCCGGCGAGTCTTCCCGAAGCCGTCGATGCGCCTGATGAGCTGCTTTCGGGTCTCGGTGCGGTTCCGGCAGAGGTGCTGGCGGCCGCGGACTACGTCGCCGTGTTCGAGCGCGAGTCGGATATCCGTGAACTTGTGCCGGACTTTTCCCGCCTGGCCGGGCTCGATCGTCGTGGTGTGCTGGCTACGGCACCGGGCAACGAGGCCGATTTCGTCAGCCGCTGCTTCTTTCCCGCACTGGCGGTCAATGAGGATCCGGTTACCGGGTCAGCGCATTGCGAACTGGCACCGTACTGGGCGGCCCGTCTCGGCAAGCAGTGCCTGAGCGCCAGGCAGCTTTCACGTCGAGGCGGTTGCCTGGGCTGCGAGGTCGGCCATGGTCGGGTGGTGCTCTCCGGCCGAGCGGTGGATTACCTGAAGGGAGAAATCCTGATTCCCGACCGGTTGTGA
- a CDS encoding diguanylate cyclase, whose amino-acid sequence MPQRQVLAVARGPQGFMWLGTFGGASRFDGREFTTFTTREGLNSNTILDLVVDGGNRLVAATGRGLCYFEIETSRFDCPFREGPLASGYVNQLLVDGDDILWAATERGLVRLDGRDVRQFASGHGLPVDQALSVATDRAGRIWVGTESGLVRLAEDGFGPVHLPGRQVTALLAGEDGLRVATDRGLYRMAGGRTERYPGVPEAFVAAPFSAIERGTDGTIWYGTQRGALEERDGRFRVVDERAGLLDGVVHTIVVDHEGNVWFGNQGGLSKLAPGPIASFDERHGLPHPFVRALATAPDGTLWVGTRAGLAVRDPHAAEWLVHPAENPAMSGQRIYSLAPLARDQAWIGTDDGLFFYDRGRVDRRLDGARGLPKAYVPSLLLARDGTLWIGTAGGVRTFDGERLQRPKAAQLHQAFVLRMIEDGDGRIWFALRDGGVVVRQPDGGLVHLDAEAGLTDQTVWDLGLDSDGRVWAASNGDGAFRIGTDLSAEQFLRSPEGIHDDFIWNLLVDERDRVWLYGNRGLLRFYPQGGERRLYTDRDGLPDLEGSATAAAAAGGKLWFGSSRGLVRFDPQDEFSNTLAPKVVVTATRRGNGEPLARDEVRPHADQGVQFHFAANSFRDEQRVRYRYRLLGHDQDWSAPTEDESVSYGSLSAGRYEFQVIAANDDGVWSESPASFRFETARPWWGHPLAWSSGVLLLALTGWGGIRLSLWRIDRQRRQLKALVAQRTRELEDKNRQLKQLAITDELTGLFNRRHFLTRLRHEWELLLRSPNPTPLSLIILDLDYFKEVNDRFGHQAGDRVLAETARRLLTTARKADTLARYGGEEFAMVLPFTDRQGALQAARRMLDILAQRPVEVDRQRTVDISASIGTVSAEISRDSVPYGIDELIRRADAALYKAKRGGRGRIVTAEEMA is encoded by the coding sequence GTGCCCCAACGACAAGTGCTGGCCGTGGCACGGGGACCGCAGGGTTTCATGTGGCTGGGTACTTTCGGTGGTGCAAGCCGCTTTGATGGCCGCGAATTCACCACCTTTACCACCCGCGAAGGCCTGAATTCCAACACCATCCTCGACCTGGTTGTCGACGGCGGGAATCGGCTGGTGGCGGCTACCGGTCGCGGGCTGTGCTATTTCGAAATCGAGACATCGCGCTTCGATTGTCCGTTCCGCGAAGGACCACTGGCCAGCGGCTACGTCAATCAATTGCTGGTCGATGGTGATGACATCCTGTGGGCGGCGACCGAGCGCGGACTGGTGCGCCTCGACGGTCGTGACGTTCGACAGTTCGCTTCCGGCCACGGTCTGCCCGTGGATCAGGCGCTGAGTGTGGCGACCGACCGTGCAGGCCGAATCTGGGTTGGAACCGAATCGGGGCTGGTCCGGCTGGCCGAGGACGGTTTCGGGCCGGTACATTTGCCCGGCCGGCAGGTCACCGCCTTGCTGGCCGGCGAAGACGGCTTGCGCGTGGCCACCGATCGTGGCTTGTATCGAATGGCTGGCGGTCGGACCGAGCGATACCCGGGTGTGCCCGAGGCCTTCGTGGCCGCACCCTTCAGCGCGATCGAACGCGGCACGGATGGGACGATCTGGTACGGGACGCAGCGCGGCGCACTCGAGGAACGCGACGGTCGCTTCAGGGTGGTCGATGAGCGTGCCGGGTTGCTGGACGGGGTTGTCCATACCATTGTCGTGGATCACGAAGGCAACGTCTGGTTCGGCAACCAGGGGGGACTGAGCAAACTCGCGCCGGGCCCGATTGCCAGCTTCGACGAGCGTCACGGTCTGCCGCATCCTTTCGTGCGGGCGCTGGCAACAGCACCGGACGGCACTTTGTGGGTGGGGACGCGTGCCGGCTTGGCGGTGCGTGATCCGCACGCGGCAGAGTGGCTGGTGCACCCGGCCGAGAATCCTGCAATGTCCGGCCAGCGCATCTATTCGCTGGCCCCGTTAGCCAGGGATCAGGCCTGGATCGGGACCGACGACGGCCTTTTCTTCTACGACCGTGGCCGCGTTGATCGGCGGCTTGACGGGGCCCGCGGTTTGCCGAAGGCCTACGTGCCTTCCCTGCTGTTGGCCCGGGATGGGACACTGTGGATCGGAACGGCGGGGGGCGTGCGGACATTCGACGGTGAACGCCTGCAACGGCCGAAAGCCGCGCAGCTGCATCAGGCCTTTGTGCTGCGAATGATCGAGGATGGCGACGGGCGCATCTGGTTCGCGCTGCGCGACGGCGGCGTGGTCGTCAGGCAACCCGATGGTGGCCTGGTCCATCTTGACGCCGAGGCCGGGTTGACCGATCAGACGGTGTGGGATCTCGGCCTTGATTCGGACGGCCGGGTCTGGGCGGCCAGCAACGGCGACGGCGCGTTCAGGATCGGTACCGACCTGTCTGCCGAGCAGTTCCTGCGGAGTCCGGAGGGTATCCACGACGACTTCATCTGGAATCTGCTGGTCGACGAGCGTGATCGCGTGTGGTTGTACGGTAATCGTGGCCTGCTCCGCTTTTATCCGCAGGGTGGGGAAAGGCGCCTGTATACCGATCGGGATGGACTGCCGGATCTGGAAGGCAGCGCCACGGCTGCCGCGGCAGCCGGCGGCAAACTATGGTTCGGCAGCAGTCGGGGCCTGGTCCGCTTCGACCCACAGGACGAATTCAGCAATACGCTCGCACCCAAAGTCGTCGTGACCGCCACTCGGCGCGGTAACGGGGAGCCTCTTGCCCGGGACGAGGTACGGCCTCATGCCGATCAGGGTGTTCAATTTCACTTCGCAGCCAACAGCTTTCGAGACGAGCAACGCGTGCGCTATCGATACCGCCTGCTGGGGCACGATCAGGACTGGTCGGCGCCTACCGAGGATGAAAGTGTGAGTTACGGCAGCTTGAGTGCCGGCCGCTACGAGTTCCAGGTCATCGCCGCCAACGACGACGGGGTTTGGTCGGAGTCGCCGGCATCCTTCCGGTTTGAAACGGCACGACCGTGGTGGGGGCATCCGCTGGCCTGGAGCAGTGGCGTATTGCTGCTGGCCTTGACCGGTTGGGGCGGTATTCGCCTGAGCCTGTGGCGCATCGACCGTCAGCGCCGCCAGCTCAAGGCGCTGGTGGCCCAGCGCACCCGTGAACTGGAAGACAAGAATCGCCAGCTCAAGCAACTGGCCATCACGGACGAGCTGACCGGCTTATTCAATCGCCGTCATTTCCTGACCCGCCTGCGGCATGAATGGGAGCTGCTGCTGCGCTCGCCGAACCCGACGCCCTTGTCCCTGATCATTCTCGATCTGGATTACTTCAAGGAGGTCAACGACCGGTTCGGGCATCAGGCCGGGGACCGGGTACTGGCCGAGACGGCGCGTCGGTTGCTGACCACCGCGCGCAAGGCCGATACGCTGGCCCGTTACGGCGGCGAGGAGTTCGCCATGGTGCTGCCGTTCACCGATCGCCAGGGCGCGCTCCAGGCGGCCCGGCGCATGCTCGACATCCTGGCCCAGCGGCCGGTGGAGGTCGACCGGCAGCGGACCGTCGACATCTCGGCCAGTATCGGCACGGTGTCGGCGGAAATCAGCCGCGACTCGGTCCCCTACGGCATCGATGAACTGATCCGCCGTGCCGATGCCGCCTTGTACAAGGCCAAACGCGGCGGTCGCGGCCGCATCGTGACCGCCGAGGAAATGGCCTGA
- a CDS encoding amidohydrolase family protein gives MKNLIATLALLAFSLPAAAQDIAVRAGTLHIAPGESVTDGVVVIVDGKISAVGPVAETDIPEDLMTIEVPVVTPGLIDARSTVGLSGYLNQPHDQDQLERSDAIQPELRAIDAYNPHEKLVEWLREHGITTVQTGHGPGEVVAGQLLIARTTGDTVDEAMIEPVSALAATLGEGATRHDRKSPGNRSKAVALLRAKLYQAMEYRDKRESAEEDKQPPRDLGLDALVDVLEGEIPLIIEAHRHSDIMTAIRLADEFGFRLILAGASDAHLLVDEILEADVPVIIHPTMYRSRGSSDYQHISFTTAAKLMDAGIEVAMQSGFEGYVPKTRVVLFEAAMTLPYGASFDQALELVTTAPARILGIDERVGSLEVGKDGNLALFDGDPFEYTTHVLGTVIEGRRVSERRR, from the coding sequence ATGAAGAACCTCATCGCAACGTTGGCCCTGCTGGCCTTCAGCCTGCCGGCCGCAGCACAAGACATCGCTGTACGCGCCGGCACTCTGCATATCGCGCCGGGTGAATCCGTGACAGATGGCGTGGTCGTGATTGTCGACGGCAAGATCAGCGCCGTCGGGCCAGTCGCCGAAACCGACATTCCCGAAGACCTGATGACCATTGAGGTGCCTGTGGTCACCCCGGGCCTGATCGACGCACGCTCGACCGTCGGCCTGTCGGGCTATCTCAATCAGCCTCATGATCAGGACCAACTGGAACGCTCGGACGCTATCCAGCCGGAACTGCGTGCCATCGATGCCTACAACCCGCACGAGAAGCTGGTCGAATGGCTGCGCGAGCACGGCATCACCACCGTCCAGACCGGGCACGGGCCCGGCGAGGTCGTGGCCGGGCAGCTTCTGATTGCCCGCACCACCGGAGATACCGTCGACGAGGCAATGATAGAGCCGGTTTCAGCCCTGGCGGCTACGCTCGGCGAGGGCGCCACGCGTCACGACCGCAAGTCCCCCGGCAACCGCTCCAAGGCGGTCGCACTGTTACGCGCCAAGCTTTACCAGGCCATGGAATATCGCGACAAGCGCGAGTCAGCCGAAGAAGACAAGCAGCCGCCGCGCGATCTCGGGCTCGACGCCCTAGTCGACGTTCTCGAAGGTGAGATTCCACTGATCATCGAGGCCCACCGTCACAGCGACATCATGACCGCCATCCGCCTGGCCGATGAGTTCGGATTCCGACTGATTCTGGCCGGCGCCAGTGATGCCCACCTGCTGGTCGACGAGATTCTCGAAGCCGACGTGCCGGTCATCATCCATCCGACCATGTACCGCTCGCGCGGCAGCAGTGATTACCAGCACATCTCGTTTACCACCGCGGCGAAGCTGATGGATGCGGGTATCGAGGTAGCAATGCAGTCCGGCTTCGAGGGCTACGTCCCGAAGACGCGTGTGGTGCTGTTCGAGGCGGCTATGACCCTGCCCTACGGCGCCAGCTTCGACCAGGCGCTGGAGCTGGTCACCACCGCCCCGGCGCGCATCCTGGGGATCGATGAACGGGTCGGCAGCCTGGAAGTCGGCAAGGACGGCAACCTGGCCCTCTTCGACGGCGACCCGTTCGAGTACACCACCCACGTGCTGGGCACGGTCATCGAGGGCCGGCGGGTGAGCGAAAGACGGCGCTGA
- a CDS encoding amidohydrolase family protein — translation MLSHGLAATLLLVSISSAALADTRAFVGAKIIPIDADPIDNGALVVVDGRIDAVGSRDDIRIPDDAEVIEFESDTVIMPGIVDTHSHVGEVSGGDRSGPIQPEARALDSINVRSSGLKRALAGGITSVNVMPGSGHLISGQTIYLKLREGQAVTDLAYRRDDGEVLGGLKMANGTNSMREPPFPGTRAKSAALVRAQYIKAQEYAEKRASAEDDNGPARDLGLDALVEVLEGKRMVHFHSHRHDDLMTALRLKEEFGFRMVLHHTSEAYRVADEIAAADVPVSLILVDSPGGKLEARNLLARSAPALEQAGAKVALHTDDWVTDSRYFLRMAAMAVRAGMSREAALRSLTQAGADMLDIGDRAGSLTPGKDADFVILSGDPLSVYTRVLETWVEGERRFDLDDEDDRRVAEGGFNALSDDDGHGHIHGHGGEQ, via the coding sequence ATGCTTTCACACGGGCTGGCGGCAACATTGCTGCTGGTCTCAATATCGTCTGCCGCCCTGGCCGACACGCGCGCCTTTGTCGGCGCGAAGATCATTCCTATCGATGCCGATCCGATCGACAACGGCGCCCTGGTCGTCGTCGACGGCCGAATCGATGCCGTCGGAAGTCGGGACGATATCCGCATTCCGGATGACGCCGAAGTGATTGAATTCGAATCCGATACGGTCATCATGCCCGGCATCGTCGACACCCACAGCCACGTCGGCGAAGTGTCCGGCGGCGACCGCTCGGGGCCGATCCAGCCCGAGGCACGGGCACTCGACTCGATCAACGTACGCAGCTCCGGCCTCAAGCGCGCGCTGGCCGGTGGCATTACCTCGGTCAATGTCATGCCCGGCTCCGGCCACCTCATCAGCGGCCAGACGATCTATCTCAAGCTGCGCGAGGGCCAGGCCGTCACCGACCTGGCCTACCGCCGCGACGACGGCGAGGTGCTCGGCGGCCTGAAGATGGCCAACGGCACCAATTCCATGCGCGAGCCGCCGTTTCCCGGCACGCGCGCCAAGTCGGCCGCGCTGGTGCGGGCCCAGTACATCAAGGCGCAGGAGTACGCCGAAAAGCGCGCCAGCGCCGAAGATGACAACGGCCCGGCACGCGACCTCGGCCTGGACGCATTGGTCGAAGTGCTCGAAGGAAAGCGCATGGTGCATTTTCATTCGCACCGCCACGACGACCTCATGACCGCCCTGCGCCTGAAAGAGGAATTCGGCTTCCGCATGGTGCTGCACCACACCTCCGAGGCCTACCGCGTGGCCGACGAGATTGCGGCCGCCGATGTGCCGGTCTCACTGATTCTCGTCGACAGCCCGGGCGGCAAGCTCGAGGCGAGGAACCTGCTGGCCCGATCCGCTCCGGCGTTGGAACAAGCCGGTGCGAAAGTCGCCCTGCACACCGATGACTGGGTGACCGACTCGCGCTATTTCCTGCGCATGGCGGCCATGGCCGTGCGCGCCGGCATGTCGCGTGAGGCCGCGTTGCGATCCCTGACCCAGGCGGGTGCCGACATGCTCGACATCGGCGACCGTGCCGGGTCCCTTACGCCCGGCAAGGACGCAGACTTCGTCATTCTTTCCGGCGACCCCTTGAGCGTCTACACACGCGTTCTCGAAACCTGGGTCGAAGGCGAGCGCCGCTTCGACCTCGACGACGAGGATGACCGTCGAGTGGCCGAAGGCGGCTTCAATGCCCTGAGTGACGACGATGGACACGGCCATATCCACGGCCACGGAGGTGAACAATGA